Proteins encoded by one window of Candidatus Sericytochromatia bacterium:
- a CDS encoding ABC transporter permease: MLRWHRVLALCSRHAYLYRRSPFRIAELVYWPFLDLVLWGFLSVWLHRIGPGDTANFVALLLGGLILWDLLFRAQQGVSLAYLEEVWSRNLLNLFVTPLTVTEFLLATMTVSLVKLAFSVSVMACLAWALYGFNLLSLGLALVPFVAILTIFGWALGTVTTALVLRFGQGAESLAWVLAFVVQPIACVFYPVSTLPGWLQPVALALPAAHVFEGMRAVIAHEAFPWHHLATAAGLDLLFVAAAGGFFHLTFKLALTRGLLAKTGE, encoded by the coding sequence ATGCTGAGGTGGCATCGTGTGCTGGCCCTGTGTAGTCGCCACGCGTATCTGTACCGCCGCAGTCCCTTTCGCATCGCTGAATTGGTCTACTGGCCCTTTCTCGACCTCGTGCTCTGGGGCTTCCTGTCCGTCTGGCTTCATCGAATCGGCCCCGGCGATACCGCCAATTTCGTGGCCTTGCTGCTGGGCGGACTGATCCTCTGGGACCTGCTCTTTCGTGCCCAGCAAGGGGTCTCCCTGGCTTACCTCGAAGAGGTGTGGTCGCGTAACCTCCTGAATCTGTTCGTCACGCCCCTCACGGTGACGGAGTTTCTGCTCGCGACCATGACCGTCAGTCTGGTCAAGTTGGCTTTTTCCGTCAGTGTGATGGCCTGTCTGGCGTGGGCCCTGTACGGGTTCAACCTGTTGAGCCTGGGCCTGGCGCTGGTTCCTTTCGTGGCCATCCTGACGATCTTCGGATGGGCGTTGGGTACCGTCACGACCGCGCTGGTTTTGCGCTTCGGTCAGGGGGCCGAGTCGCTGGCGTGGGTGCTGGCCTTCGTGGTGCAGCCCATTGCCTGCGTGTTCTATCCCGTTTCGACCTTGCCGGGTTGGTTGCAGCCAGTCGCTCTGGCCTTGCCCGCGGCTCACGTGTTTGAAGGGATGCGGGCCGTGATCGCGCACGAGGCCTTTCCCTGGCATCATCTGGCCACCGCGGCGGGGTTGGACCTGCTTTTCGTGGCGGCGGCGGGCGGGTTCTTCCACCTGACCTTCAAGTTGGCCCTCACCCGCGGTTTGCTGGCCAAGACAGGCGAGTAA
- the gshA gene encoding glutamate--cysteine ligase, translating to MMALLKKGIEVEVFTGSRDGEAKDLSPRIVPALESHGFVFESDARHVEYTTAPLTDYDALAHAIVAPRLQLRSFLEAEGGYTVLPGSTLALPFDTAFHPSLPNNKYYAWVGETFGTDILTSSIHISVGLDDPDEIVAVTNWLRLDMPLLLALAASSPYRNGQFTGYHSSRWVTFPQEPVNLRFFDGHADYVRFVEDGLASGLMRSVRHMWTAVRPNGDDRPYSLNRIETRICDLAYDPGLMLAITALLEARIQHLRMKQGKPAESMMAIARENERRVAKDSLNASVWHYGKEVPVRVAIARLIGEVEGLMRANGTYHHLAAIDEVLATGNEAMKLIKRVESLGNLKDAVVEAIDEAEAIDVRWARQLGLLSEATLSTAG from the coding sequence ATGATGGCCCTGCTCAAAAAAGGTATCGAGGTCGAGGTTTTCACCGGGTCGCGCGATGGTGAGGCGAAGGATCTGTCGCCGCGGATCGTGCCGGCTCTCGAGTCCCACGGATTCGTGTTCGAGTCGGATGCCCGGCACGTGGAATACACCACTGCCCCGCTGACTGACTACGACGCACTGGCGCACGCCATCGTGGCGCCGCGCTTGCAGTTGCGCTCGTTTCTCGAGGCTGAGGGAGGGTACACGGTCCTTCCCGGCAGCACGCTGGCCTTGCCGTTCGACACGGCCTTCCATCCGTCCCTTCCCAACAACAAGTACTACGCCTGGGTCGGCGAAACCTTCGGCACGGACATTCTGACCAGCAGCATCCACATCAGTGTGGGCCTGGATGATCCCGATGAGATTGTCGCCGTCACCAACTGGTTGAGGTTGGACATGCCGCTGTTGCTCGCGTTGGCGGCCTCGTCGCCTTATCGCAATGGCCAGTTCACCGGTTATCATTCCTCGCGTTGGGTGACCTTCCCCCAGGAACCGGTCAACCTGCGCTTCTTCGACGGGCACGCGGATTATGTGCGCTTTGTCGAAGATGGCCTGGCCAGCGGCTTGATGCGCTCGGTGCGGCACATGTGGACGGCCGTTCGTCCCAACGGAGATGACCGGCCCTACAGCCTCAACCGGATTGAAACGCGCATCTGCGACCTGGCTTACGACCCCGGTTTGATGCTCGCGATCACGGCGCTCCTGGAGGCGCGTATTCAGCACCTGCGGATGAAGCAAGGCAAGCCTGCCGAGTCGATGATGGCGATCGCCCGTGAAAATGAGCGCCGGGTGGCCAAGGACAGCCTGAACGCCAGTGTGTGGCACTATGGCAAGGAAGTTCCGGTGCGGGTGGCCATCGCCCGCCTGATCGGCGAGGTGGAGGGGCTCATGCGCGCCAACGGGACCTACCACCATCTGGCCGCGATCGATGAGGTCTTGGCCACCGGCAACGAGGCGATGAAGCTGATCAAGCGGGTCGAGTCCCTTGGCAATCTCAAGGACGCCGTCGTGGAAGCGATCGACGAGGCCGAAGCGATCGATGTGCGCTGGGCGCGGCAGCTCGGCTTGCTGTCCGAGGCAACGCTCTCGACTGCCGGATAA
- a CDS encoding UDP-glucuronic acid decarboxylase family protein — MRILVTGGAGFIGSHLCERLLRAGHQVVAMDNLVTGKRENLTELEGHPGFQFIRHDITEPIQWEGPLHRIYQFASPASPVDYAAIPVETLMVGSRGAHHALGLARRTGARILLASTSEVYGDPAVHPQPESYWGNVNPIGPRSCYDEAKRFAEALTMAYQRTRGVDTRIVRIFNTYGPRMRLDDGRAIPNFLTQALRREPITVYGDGSQTRSFCYVDDLVEGILRLMESEETLPVNVGNPAELTLGEMAERIRILTGTTSPIVYRPLPEDDPKVRRPDITRARTLLGWEPQVELAEGLEKTVAFFKRALARQTV; from the coding sequence ATGCGCATTCTGGTGACGGGGGGGGCCGGCTTTATTGGCTCGCATCTCTGTGAGCGCCTGCTTCGGGCGGGCCACCAGGTGGTGGCGATGGATAATCTGGTCACGGGCAAGCGCGAGAACCTGACCGAACTAGAGGGGCATCCTGGTTTCCAGTTCATTCGGCACGACATCACCGAGCCCATCCAGTGGGAGGGGCCGCTGCACCGGATTTACCAGTTTGCCAGTCCAGCCAGCCCGGTGGATTACGCGGCGATCCCCGTGGAAACCTTGATGGTGGGGTCACGAGGCGCTCACCACGCGTTGGGTCTGGCACGCCGAACGGGCGCTCGCATTCTCCTGGCCTCCACCTCCGAGGTTTATGGAGACCCGGCCGTCCACCCGCAACCTGAAAGCTACTGGGGGAATGTCAACCCGATCGGGCCTCGCTCCTGTTATGACGAGGCCAAACGGTTCGCCGAAGCCCTCACGATGGCCTACCAGCGGACGCGTGGCGTTGACACCCGAATCGTCCGTATCTTCAACACCTACGGGCCCAGGATGCGTCTGGACGACGGGCGCGCCATTCCCAATTTCTTGACCCAGGCGCTCAGACGGGAACCCATCACCGTCTACGGAGACGGCAGTCAGACCCGCAGTTTCTGCTATGTGGATGACCTGGTCGAGGGCATTCTGCGCCTGATGGAGTCGGAGGAGACGCTGCCCGTCAACGTGGGCAACCCGGCTGAACTTACCCTGGGGGAGATGGCCGAACGCATTCGGATTTTGACCGGCACCACCAGCCCGATCGTCTATCGGCCGCTGCCGGAGGACGACCCCAAAGTCCGCCGGCCGGACATCACGCGGGCCCGGACCTTGCTTGGGTGGGAGCCCCAGGTGGAGTTGGCGGAGGGGTTGGAGAAGACCGTCGCCTTTTTCAAGCGCGCTTTGGCGCGGCAGACGGTCTGA
- a CDS encoding trypsin-like peptidase domain-containing protein gives MLAGRLVSGVGIFALGALGGVVGVRLFPADGPLTPLSATPAVAEEIKVSPPQGGEDGIADLVDKVKVAVVNIDTVAHRLVPNQLDPFRFFFEGGGDQPPVQREEKGVGSGFVVGANGLIVTNHHVVRGADKLTVTFHDGKKFPGKVIGQDPGTDLALVRIEAKGLSTLKLADPERLRVGQYVVAMGSPLGLSQSVTTGILSAINRDIALNARVGFLQTDAPINPGNSGGPLLNLRGEVIGVNTAIAARGQGIGFAVPVETVRVVLPQLEKSGRVERPWLGVGITGLPEDRSKMFYPVEHGVLVGRVERGGPAEAAGLVTGDVILSVNGQTLESPGELIREVAKHSPGETVELLVSRQGQTKTFKLKLQKMPEQAALTGSEGQED, from the coding sequence GTGTTGGCTGGGCGGTTGGTCTCCGGGGTCGGAATTTTTGCGCTTGGCGCGCTGGGCGGCGTGGTGGGCGTGCGCCTGTTTCCCGCAGACGGACCACTGACACCTCTCAGCGCGACGCCTGCGGTGGCCGAGGAAATCAAGGTGAGCCCGCCCCAGGGAGGTGAAGACGGCATCGCCGACCTCGTCGACAAGGTCAAGGTCGCGGTGGTCAACATTGATACGGTGGCACATCGCCTGGTACCGAACCAGCTCGACCCGTTTCGTTTCTTCTTCGAAGGGGGCGGCGATCAGCCTCCGGTACAACGGGAGGAAAAGGGGGTCGGCTCCGGCTTTGTGGTGGGTGCCAACGGCCTGATCGTGACCAACCATCACGTGGTGCGTGGCGCAGACAAGCTGACGGTTACCTTCCACGACGGGAAGAAATTCCCGGGCAAGGTGATTGGCCAGGACCCGGGGACGGATCTGGCCCTGGTGAGAATCGAGGCGAAGGGTCTCTCCACCCTCAAACTGGCCGATCCCGAGCGCTTGCGTGTGGGGCAATATGTCGTGGCCATGGGAAGTCCGCTGGGACTTTCCCAGTCCGTCACCACGGGCATCTTGTCGGCGATCAATCGCGACATTGCCCTGAATGCCCGGGTGGGCTTTCTGCAGACGGACGCCCCGATCAATCCTGGCAACAGTGGAGGTCCCTTGCTGAACCTGCGTGGTGAGGTGATCGGCGTGAACACGGCGATCGCCGCACGCGGACAGGGCATTGGTTTCGCCGTTCCGGTCGAGACCGTGCGCGTGGTCTTGCCGCAACTCGAAAAGTCCGGGCGGGTGGAGCGGCCCTGGCTGGGCGTCGGCATCACGGGCTTGCCCGAAGACCGTAGCAAAATGTTTTATCCCGTGGAGCACGGGGTCCTGGTCGGCCGGGTGGAACGGGGTGGTCCTGCTGAGGCCGCCGGCCTGGTGACGGGCGACGTGATTCTCTCCGTCAACGGGCAAACGCTCGAAAGCCCGGGAGAGCTGATCCGGGAGGTGGCCAAGCATTCCCCGGGAGAGACCGTGGAATTGCTGGTCAGCCGCCAAGGGCAGACCAAGACCTTCAAGTTGAAACTGCAAAAGATGCCTGAGCAGGCGGCCCTGACGGGGAGCGAAGGCCAGGAGGACTGA
- a CDS encoding ABC transporter ATP-binding protein — protein MNDGRRPASLEVRGLTKRFGPFVAVDGVDFVIQQGETVGLLGANGAGKTTTLHMLLGILSPSEGEIRIFGEDLTLQRERILGRLNFSSTYVQLPQTLSVRENLLVFARLYGIPRPAARVAEVLRDFDLLTQGDQPTRSLSSGQMTRLHLAKALLNRPELLLLDEPTASLDPDTADRVRTHLKALQAREGLTILLTSHNMAEMEQLCDRILYLQGGRIRYEGTPQQLLSELGVSDLEQWFLSVARQGDPC, from the coding sequence ATGAACGACGGCCGGAGACCAGCATCGCTTGAGGTGCGCGGACTGACCAAGCGATTCGGTCCATTCGTGGCCGTGGACGGAGTGGATTTCGTCATCCAACAGGGAGAAACGGTCGGTTTGCTGGGCGCCAACGGGGCTGGCAAGACCACCACGCTGCACATGCTGCTTGGCATCTTGAGCCCTTCCGAGGGGGAGATCCGGATTTTTGGCGAGGACCTGACCCTTCAACGGGAACGGATTCTGGGGCGCCTCAATTTTTCGTCTACCTACGTGCAGTTGCCGCAGACCCTTTCGGTGCGCGAAAACCTTCTCGTGTTTGCCCGCTTGTATGGCATACCGCGTCCGGCTGCGCGGGTGGCGGAGGTGTTGCGCGATTTCGACCTGCTCACTCAGGGGGATCAACCCACCCGCTCTTTGAGCAGCGGCCAGATGACGCGCTTGCACCTGGCCAAGGCCCTCCTGAATCGACCCGAATTGTTGCTGCTGGATGAGCCGACGGCCAGTCTGGACCCTGATACGGCCGATCGGGTGCGCACGCACCTCAAGGCGCTTCAAGCGCGGGAGGGGCTGACGATCCTCCTTACCAGCCACAACATGGCGGAGATGGAGCAGCTTTGCGACCGCATCCTGTACCTGCAAGGCGGTCGGATCCGTTATGAAGGGACGCCCCAGCAGTTGCTCTCGGAACTGGGCGTGTCCGACCTGGAGCAGTGGTTCCTGTCCGTGGCCCGTCAGGGGGACCCATGCTGA
- a CDS encoding oligopeptide transporter, OPT family, translating into MSLTEETGPAPLPFRPFVSPDEAPREFTWRAVLLGALLGIVFAASSVYLALKVGMTVSASIPIAVLSITLFRLIGRATVLENNIVQTTGSAGESLAAGVAFTLPALLLLGQELELVRVMMVALLGGLLGVLMMIPLRKGLIVQEHGRLTYPEGTACAEVLIVGEQGGTQARTVFAGFFVGALYKLLNATLHLWKEVPERVFTAFKGASIGAEISPELLGVGYIIGPRTAATMMAGGVLSFLVLIPAIAMFGEGLTQPMFPASKLIKDMSPSDIRNAYILYIGAGAVATGGIISLVRSLPLIWRAFAQGVSRLWASRAGAAPAREREPRTEQDLPMGVVVVGSLALVGAIWLAPMLQMHAVSAVLIVGFGFFFTTVSSRITGELGSSSNPISGMTVATLLITCLLFLAVGWTGPSYQVMALTTAAIVCVAASNGGTTSQDLKTGFLLGGTPRLQQIAISVGVITSALFIGWTLLFLNEAYTTVVPRQYPAYTAALPSGAPLREGPDGRQYREHFVPAATSGVPVGRYLVDEAGAIAYLVDPGIGGVVTEVNGQPVTKLDAPKARLFSMIIDGILSQKLPWGLVLIGVCLALMMELVGVAALPFAVGVYLPIATSVPVMVGGLIRFAVDRRQRQGNQASDFAPGMLLASGLIAGGSIAGILVAAIAS; encoded by the coding sequence ATGTCACTCACCGAGGAAACGGGGCCTGCCCCCTTGCCCTTCCGGCCCTTCGTGTCGCCGGATGAGGCCCCCCGAGAGTTCACCTGGCGGGCCGTCCTGCTGGGTGCCTTGCTGGGAATCGTCTTTGCGGCCTCCTCGGTCTACCTGGCGCTGAAGGTCGGAATGACGGTGAGCGCCAGCATTCCGATCGCGGTCCTGTCGATCACGCTGTTTCGTCTGATCGGGCGCGCCACCGTGCTGGAGAACAACATCGTGCAAACCACGGGCTCGGCCGGCGAATCGCTGGCGGCCGGGGTGGCCTTCACCTTGCCTGCGTTGCTCCTGCTCGGGCAGGAACTCGAACTGGTGCGGGTGATGATGGTGGCCCTGCTGGGGGGCCTGCTGGGCGTGTTGATGATGATTCCCTTGCGAAAGGGCCTGATTGTTCAGGAACACGGCCGCTTGACCTATCCCGAGGGAACGGCCTGCGCGGAGGTGCTGATCGTGGGGGAGCAGGGTGGCACCCAGGCCCGCACGGTCTTTGCCGGCTTTTTCGTGGGGGCGCTTTACAAGCTCCTGAACGCGACGCTGCATCTCTGGAAGGAGGTGCCAGAACGGGTATTCACGGCCTTCAAGGGGGCCTCGATCGGGGCGGAGATCTCGCCGGAGTTGCTTGGCGTGGGCTACATCATCGGTCCGCGCACCGCCGCCACCATGATGGCCGGTGGGGTGCTGTCGTTTCTGGTCTTGATTCCGGCGATCGCCATGTTCGGTGAGGGGCTCACGCAGCCGATGTTTCCAGCCTCCAAGCTGATCAAGGACATGTCGCCCTCGGACATTCGCAACGCCTATATCCTCTACATCGGCGCAGGCGCAGTCGCCACCGGCGGCATCATCAGCCTGGTCCGTTCGCTGCCCTTGATCTGGCGAGCCTTTGCACAGGGGGTCTCGCGCTTGTGGGCCAGCCGCGCCGGCGCAGCGCCGGCGCGTGAGCGGGAACCCCGCACCGAGCAAGACCTTCCGATGGGGGTGGTGGTGGTCGGGTCTCTGGCGCTCGTGGGGGCCATCTGGTTGGCGCCGATGTTGCAGATGCACGCCGTTTCCGCCGTGCTGATCGTGGGGTTCGGATTCTTTTTCACCACGGTCAGCAGCCGCATCACGGGGGAACTGGGGTCCTCCTCCAACCCGATTTCGGGCATGACCGTGGCGACCCTGCTGATCACCTGCTTGCTGTTCCTGGCGGTGGGCTGGACGGGCCCTTCGTATCAGGTGATGGCCCTGACCACCGCGGCGATCGTCTGTGTGGCGGCCAGCAACGGGGGCACCACCAGCCAGGATCTGAAGACCGGTTTTCTGCTGGGGGGCACCCCTCGGCTCCAACAAATCGCCATCAGCGTCGGGGTGATCACCAGTGCGCTGTTCATTGGTTGGACCCTGCTGTTCCTCAATGAGGCCTACACCACGGTGGTTCCTCGGCAGTATCCGGCCTACACGGCCGCGCTTCCTTCCGGTGCGCCGTTGCGCGAGGGGCCCGACGGTCGCCAGTACCGGGAACATTTCGTGCCCGCGGCGACCAGCGGTGTCCCGGTGGGACGTTATCTGGTGGATGAAGCGGGGGCGATCGCCTATCTGGTGGACCCTGGGATTGGAGGCGTCGTCACCGAAGTGAACGGCCAACCGGTGACCAAGCTCGATGCCCCCAAGGCCCGCCTCTTCAGCATGATCATCGACGGCATCCTGAGCCAGAAGTTGCCCTGGGGGCTGGTCCTGATCGGGGTCTGTCTGGCCCTGATGATGGAGCTGGTGGGGGTGGCCGCCCTGCCCTTCGCGGTGGGGGTCTACCTGCCGATCGCCACCTCCGTCCCGGTCATGGTCGGGGGGCTGATCCGGTTCGCGGTCGATCGCCGCCAGCGTCAGGGGAATCAGGCGTCCGACTTTGCTCCCGGCATGCTGCTGGCTTCAGGTTTGATCGCCGGGGGTTCGATCGCGGGGATCCTGGTGGCGGCGATCGCCAGC
- a CDS encoding metallophosphoesterase, with the protein MPAATLFRLFLPLPLMVSLVAACTVVGPSAGQARPQAASPFTSARVAEGPSTFFTGAGDIAYSGPGAEQTARLLDAIPGAIFTLGDNAYQSGSSEEFASYYHPTWGRHLNRTFPVIGNHEYRTPGAAGYFGYFGPRAGDARKGYYAFNLDAHWRVYALNSATESDAASKQLGPDSAQYRWLAEDLDAHRDRHVIAMWHHPRYSSGAHGDNPETDALWRLLVSKGADIALWGHDHHYERFHPMDAEGKRDDKQGLSAFVVGTGGKNHYIFFKLPKRTTAVRNASTFGVLKFTLRASDFDWEFVPVAGETFRDRGRSPVR; encoded by the coding sequence ATGCCTGCCGCTACGTTGTTTCGCCTCTTCCTGCCATTGCCCCTGATGGTGAGCCTGGTGGCCGCCTGCACGGTCGTGGGACCGTCCGCCGGGCAGGCTCGCCCTCAGGCGGCCTCACCGTTCACCTCCGCCCGGGTCGCGGAGGGACCCTCCACGTTCTTCACGGGCGCGGGGGATATCGCCTACAGCGGACCTGGGGCCGAGCAGACCGCCCGCCTGCTCGACGCCATCCCCGGCGCGATCTTCACGCTCGGCGACAATGCTTACCAGAGCGGTTCCTCCGAGGAGTTTGCCAGCTATTATCATCCGACCTGGGGCCGGCACCTCAACCGCACCTTCCCCGTGATCGGCAATCACGAATACCGAACGCCCGGGGCCGCTGGCTACTTCGGTTATTTCGGCCCCAGGGCCGGCGATGCTCGCAAGGGCTACTATGCCTTCAATCTTGACGCCCACTGGCGCGTGTACGCTCTGAACTCGGCCACCGAAAGCGACGCCGCGTCCAAGCAACTGGGCCCCGACTCGGCACAATACCGTTGGCTGGCCGAGGATCTCGACGCGCACCGGGACCGGCATGTGATCGCCATGTGGCACCACCCGCGTTACAGCAGCGGGGCGCACGGCGACAACCCGGAAACGGATGCGCTTTGGCGCTTGCTGGTGAGCAAGGGCGCCGACATCGCCCTCTGGGGCCACGACCATCATTACGAACGGTTTCATCCCATGGATGCCGAGGGGAAGCGCGATGATAAGCAGGGCCTCAGCGCGTTTGTCGTCGGCACGGGTGGCAAGAATCACTACATCTTCTTCAAACTGCCCAAGCGCACCACCGCTGTCCGCAACGCCAGCACCTTCGGGGTATTGAAATTCACGCTCCGCGCCAGCGATTTCGATTGGGAATTTGTTCCCGTCGCTGGAGAGACCTTCCGCGACCGAGGCCGCAGTCCGGTGCGCTGA